In Methanobrevibacter millerae, the following proteins share a genomic window:
- a CDS encoding Ig-like domain-containing protein, whose product STTVEVPKLDLGIVVGAQNITVGDVEVIDISLSEAIDGVVLVNVGSTGYYVNVTGGKGALTVSGLVAGDYDVTATFVADDIYNSRSNSTIFNVKAKADADMKVDVSEDEITIELPDDATGNVTVIIDGEVVTIANATDSPIVVDISNLTAGNHSVEVIYSGDDNYAPDYNSTDVEVPKVDDYPIELDVTVDGNKATIDVTMPEDVNGVVFVDVDGVGYYANVTDGKATLEINDLPIGEHNVAVTYPGDDKYSTLENSTMFDISDKGSTPIDIITHNITVGEDLPVTVVVLSSATGNITIEIDGNNYTAEVINGISKFTVSNLTAGNYTIVAYYPGDIRHNSNTTSDFVVVNKVKDYTMDVTENGKELIIRLPEDATGNVTVTVDGENFTGEIVNGTVTIYDPNMTSGPHNVSVIYGGDDKYAPKQYDEEINVKNRVIITAPHVVKYYSGPERFYVYLEDLNGNKIADASISITINGVTYNRTTDENGTASIALNLNSNNYTAFVVFNGNEKFNSTSTMSGVNVLPTIYANDLVKVFRNGTQYYALFVDGEGNPLANTDVTFNIHGVFYTRTTNESGWAKLNINLEKGTYILTAINPVTGEMRTNTIIVYSQITENQDLIKYYRNGSQFAVRIIGDDGNPVGAGEEVTFNIHGRIYTRYTNDDGHVSLNINLEPGDYIITTYYKDCREGNHIHVLPILFAKDLEMSYKDGSQFFAHLLDGQGNPFPDQTITFNVNGVMYERTTNLTGDARLNINLEPGEYVITSSYNGEKITNKITIN is encoded by the coding sequence TCTACGACTGTTGAGGTTCCTAAACTTGATTTAGGTATTGTTGTTGGTGCTCAGAATATTACTGTTGGTGATGTTGAGGTCATTGATATTAGTTTATCTGAGGCTATTGATGGTGTTGTTTTGGTTAATGTTGGTTCTACTGGTTATTATGTGAATGTTACTGGTGGTAAAGGTGCATTGACTGTCAGTGGATTAGTTGCTGGTGATTATGATGTTACCGCTACATTTGTTGCTGATGATATTTATAATTCTAGATCAAACAGTACTATATTCAATGTTAAGGCTAAGGCTGATGCTGATATGAAAGTTGATGTTTCAGAAGATGAAATTACAATCGAATTGCCTGATGACGCTACTGGTAATGTGACTGTCATTATTGATGGTGAAGTCGTTACCATAGCTAACGCAACAGATTCTCCAATCGTTGTTGATATTAGCAATTTAACTGCAGGAAATCATTCTGTTGAGGTAATTTACTCTGGTGATGACAATTATGCACCTGATTACAACTCAACTGATGTTGAAGTACCTAAAGTGGATGATTATCCAATTGAGTTGGATGTAACTGTTGATGGAAACAAAGCTACAATCGATGTTACAATGCCTGAAGATGTTAATGGAGTAGTGTTTGTTGATGTTGACGGCGTAGGATACTATGCAAACGTAACTGATGGTAAAGCTACCTTAGAAATAAATGATTTACCAATCGGTGAACACAATGTCGCTGTCACTTATCCTGGTGATGACAAATATTCAACCCTTGAAAATTCAACCATGTTTGACATATCAGATAAAGGATCAACTCCAATCGATATTATTACACACAATATAACTGTTGGTGAGGATTTACCTGTAACTGTTGTTGTCTTGAGCAGCGCTACAGGCAATATTACCATTGAAATCGACGGCAATAACTACACGGCAGAAGTAATTAATGGAATATCTAAATTCACGGTTTCCAATTTAACTGCAGGTAACTACACTATTGTAGCTTATTACCCTGGAGATATCAGGCATAATTCAAATACTACTTCAGACTTTGTTGTAGTAAATAAAGTCAAGGATTATACAATGGATGTTACTGAAAACGGTAAAGAACTCATCATACGTCTTCCTGAAGATGCAACAGGTAACGTTACCGTAACTGTGGACGGTGAAAACTTCACCGGTGAAATTGTCAATGGAACAGTTACCATTTATGATCCTAACATGACTTCAGGTCCTCACAATGTCTCTGTAATCTACGGTGGAGACGACAAGTACGCTCCAAAACAGTACGATGAGGAAATCAACGTCAAGAACAGGGTTATAATCACTGCTCCTCACGTTGTCAAGTATTATTCCGGTCCTGAAAGGTTCTACGTATATCTTGAAGACTTGAATGGCAATAAGATAGCTGACGCATCCATATCCATTACAATCAATGGAGTGACCTATAACAGAACAACCGATGAAAACGGAACTGCATCAATCGCTTTAAATCTGAACAGTAACAATTACACTGCATTTGTCGTATTCAATGGAAATGAGAAATTCAATTCAACCAGCACAATGTCCGGTGTGAACGTTCTTCCTACCATTTACGCAAATGACCTAGTCAAAGTGTTCAGAAATGGAACCCAATACTATGCGCTATTTGTTGATGGAGAAGGAAATCCATTGGCTAATACTGACGTTACGTTCAACATACATGGTGTCTTCTACACCAGAACAACCAATGAAAGCGGTTGGGCTAAGTTAAATATTAACTTGGAGAAAGGAACCTATATCCTAACCGCAATCAATCCGGTTACCGGTGAAATGCGTACGAATACCATTATCGTATACTCACAAATCACAGAAAATCAAGACTTGATTAAGTATTATCGCAATGGTAGCCAATTTGCAGTTAGAATCATTGGTGACGATGGAAATCCTGTAGGTGCCGGCGAAGAAGTTACGTTCAATATTCATGGAAGAATCTACACCCGCTACACTAACGATGACGGACACGTTTCATTGAATATCAATCTTGAACCTGGCGACTACATTATAACCACTTACTACAAGGACTGCCGTGAAGGTAATCACATCCATGTATTGCCTATACTTTTCGCAAAAGACCTTGAAATGAGTTATAAGGACGGTTCCCAATTCTTTGCACACCTGCTTGACGGTCAAGGAAATCCTTTCCCTGACCAGACCATTACTTTCAATGTAAATGGTGTGATGTATGAAAGGACTACAAATTTGACCGGTGATGCAAGACTGAACATCAATCTTGAACCTGGCGAGTATGTAATCACTTCATCATATAATGGTGAAAAAATTACAAATAAAATTACAATAAATTAG